One part of the Rutidosis leptorrhynchoides isolate AG116_Rl617_1_P2 chromosome 1, CSIRO_AGI_Rlap_v1, whole genome shotgun sequence genome encodes these proteins:
- the LOC139846944 gene encoding 3-dehydrosphinganine reductase TSC10A-like → MKKRSYRKLVSIAFMSSQAGQVGIYGYTAYSASKFGLRGSAEALQQEVIADDIHVSLIFPRIRIHMVLRKLHSDKYLFGSENKRKPRLTSIIAASSGAMQPDEVAKIVLNGIKSGSFFVPCNFEGYLLSIATDGQSHQYVFADHLKLHKHPLENKIETLRPVQIKMP, encoded by the exons ATGAAGAAGCGCAGTTATCGAAAACTGGTTTCAATTGCTTTTATGTCATCTCAGGCCGGTCAG GTGGGAATATATGGTTATACAGCTTATTCTGCTAGTAAATTTGGTCTAAGGGGTTCAGCTGAAGCACTGCAACAAGAAGTTATTGCTGATGACATTCATGTTTCACTTATTTTCCCCCGGATACGGATACACATGGTTTTGCGAAAG CTGCATTCTGATAAGTATTTGTTTGGTTCAGAGAACAAAAGGAAGCCACGGTTGACAAGCATCATAGCAGCATCATCTGGTGCAATGCAACCTGATGAGGTTGCAAAGATAGTATTGAATGGCATCAAATCTGGATCTTTTTTTGTCCCCTGCAACTTTGAAGGATACTTGTTATCCATTGCAACTGAtggtcaatcacat CAATATGTCTTTGCTGACCATCTCAAACTCCATAAGCATCCTTTAGAAAACAAAATTGAAACGCTAAGGCCAGTTCAAATAAAGATGCCATGA